In the genome of Gemmatimonas sp., one region contains:
- a CDS encoding type II toxin-antitoxin system HicB family antitoxin, with protein sequence MKLLIVVEQTASGFSAYAPDVLGCVATGSTRDAVERTMREAIEFHLEGLRAEGMAVPEPHAYATVIEVAA encoded by the coding sequence ATGAAGCTACTGATCGTTGTTGAGCAGACGGCCTCAGGATTCTCGGCGTACGCGCCGGACGTCCTGGGCTGTGTGGCGACGGGTTCCACGCGCGACGCGGTGGAGCGCACCATGCGTGAGGCCATCGAATTTCATCTGGAAGGGCTTCGCGCCGAGGGTATGGCTGTGCCAGAGCCGCATGCGTATGCGACGGTGATCGAGGTCGCTGCATAA
- a CDS encoding type II toxin-antitoxin system HicA family toxin yields the protein MKVRDVLRLLTDDGWFLVRTRGSQQQYKHPTKAGLVTVAGHPRDDLAPGTLNSILKQAGLTS from the coding sequence ATGAAGGTTCGCGATGTACTTCGCCTGCTGACCGACGATGGCTGGTTTCTCGTGCGAACGCGGGGAAGTCAACAGCAGTACAAGCATCCCACCAAGGCGGGGTTGGTCACCGTCGCAGGCCATCCGCGCGACGATCTGGCACCCGGCACGTTGAACAGCATCCTCAAGCAGGCAGGGCTGACGTCATGA